The genomic DNA CCAGTCGATCACTATGTATCCATGACTCTTAGCGAAACCTATGGCCGGCGCGATATTCTGGCGAGCGAATGCATTGATATCTGGGACAGCACCCACGGTGGGTCGATAGACGTTGATAGTCCCTGGCTCAGCAGCGATCTGCGCGTGGACTGGCGAAACGCTGCCGGTCAGATTGATCTTGAAATCAGTGATGCCTGGGGTCCGCTGAGCAGTCATAGCTTTGATGAAGAGTATTTTCGCAAGGGAGGCAGTACGGAACTGGCGATCGTTACGGATGGACAGGATTATCTTCTTCAGCTCTCTGGACCTTATTGCACGTCCCGCTAAAAACGTGAGGCCCTGGGCCCGTCCTGGCAGGTGGGGGATACGTGGCCATGGCCCATCCCCCTCCACCGATCAGCTGTTGTAGAACCACTTGAAGTAATCGCGGGGTTCACGCGGCATGAAGACATTGGCCAGCAGCCGATCTTCCAGACTCTTCTCACTTTCCTTGAATCCAAACAGGCGACGCAATTTTTTAAACAATGGAAATCCCTCCGTGATGCAACTATCGTCCCCATCTTAAAAAAACAGCGCGCGAAGCTCAACTGATAAAAAGAACCTTTGAGCGCTTGCAGGAATTGACATCAAGGCCTTAAAATTTTTCTTACATAAGGAGAATTCAATATGCGTCTTGCCTGGATGATTCCTGTCTGTCTTTGCTTACAGCTCATGTCCTGCACGAAGAAGAAGCCAGCAGAGACGGCATCCGCTCCTGCCGAAGCCTCGCCAGCCGTGGCAGTGCCGCAGGATGCGACCCATGCCAACTTTCCTTTAACCGCGCAGCCGTCGGGCGAAATCCGCAACGAATGGATTCCCTCACCGCACGAAAAAGCCCAGTTGGAAGTCCTGGCCACGGAAGCGAAGCAGTTCGCTGAATTGAAGAACAAGCCCGAGAAAGCTCTCGCGCTCTTCAAACAGCACTGCGCGACCTGCCATGGGCCTGAAGGACGAGGCAACGGCCCGGGCGGCGACAGCTTGCCCGTGATTCCGACGAATTTTCATGAATGGCCGATCAAGTATGGTCGCGCCCCGCATGAAGTGGCGCTGACGATCACCAGCGGACGCAATGAGGGGGTGATGCCACCTTTTGGTGCTGTCTTGAAGAAAGAGGAACTCTGGTCGCTCGCATGGTTGGTGAGCTCCTGGATCGAAGCCCGGCCGGATAGCAAAAAGCCTTAAGGGTCACGAGGCCAAGGTCGCGGCATGGCCTCAGTAGGCGCCGCGGCCGGTCAGCATCACCCAGATGGTAAGGAAAATGAGTTTGATGTCGAGCCACAGTGACCAATTGTAAACGTATTCCATGTCCATGCGCATCCATTCCTTGAAGGACACGTTGCTGCGCCCGCTGACCTGCCAGATGCAGGTGCAGCCCTGCTCGACGACGAGGCGGCGGCATTGCCACTTTTCCCAATGAATCACTTCGGAGGGCAAGGCTGGGCGCGGACCGACCAGGCTCATATCACCAATCAGCACGTTCCAAAGCTGTGGCAATTCATCCAGACTGGTTTTGCGCAGAAAACGGCCCACCCGGGTCACGCGCGGATCGTTGCGGATTTTAAAGACCGGACCATCGCTTTCATTCTTTTCCAGCAGAGTCTGCTTCAGAGCCTCAGCATTCGTCACCATGGTGCGGAATTTATGCAGGCGGAATAAGCGGCCGCCGCGACCGACCCGGGTCTGGGAAAAGTAAATCGGTCCTTTGCTATCGAGTTTAATGGCGAAGATCACAAAGCCCACGATAGGCGCGAGCAAAATCAGGGCGGCACCAGCCAGAAGTATATCCATGAATCGCTTTAAAAAACGCTGCACAGGACGATTCACCGCCTCGCGCGTGAGCATGCGGCTCAATTCGGGGCTGAAACGCAAGGCCGTGCGACCGAGGTCCTCGTTTTGCCAAAAGACATGAGGTGTCGGCCGCAGCGTTTCAGGCTTGGGCGCTTGAATTCGAATTCCATCCAAGGTTTTGGACTGAGGCCTTATCTTTTTAATTTCCGGCAGCTGGTTCTGATCCGTTTCCATGACAACTTCCCTCTTGGCCAGAACGCGCAACGCGTCCTGAGCCTAAAAGAGCAAGTTCGGATCCAAGCTTACTTTGCGGAAATTATTGGATTATTACCGGTTGGAAAGAGCTTAGAATCAAGACTCCTGTCAAGGTTTTTGACAGGCAAGGACGGCATCGACCCGGGCGGGATCGATGCCTTCCTTCAGGCGACAGTCACGCGGTTGCGGCCTTCGCGCTTGGACGTGTAGAGGGCCTCGTCGGCTTTTTCGACGAGGATCGTCTTATCCTTCACATCCTCGGCGAGGTAGCTGACACCAAGGGATATCGTAACTTTGAGATGCGTATCCCCATGAGGGATCGCCATGGTTTCGACCGCCTTGCGAATACGTTCCGCAACCAGCGTCGCCATGTCGGGACTGGTTTCCGGGAGGATCACGGCCATCTCTTCCCCACCATATCGCGCGACCACATCGGACTTTCTGCAGGTGTCACGAATCGCCGCCGCCACCCGCTTCAGCACAAGGTCACCGATCTGGTGGCCCCACTTGTCGTTGAAGCCTTTGAAGTGATCTATATCGATCAGGATCAGGGAAAGATTCCTGAGGTTCCGCTGCGACTGCAGCATCTCCTGTTCGAGCATGCTCTGGAAATAATCGTGGTTATAAAGCCCCGTGAGCCCATCGGTGGCCGCCTTGACGGAAAGCTCCAGGCGACCGGCAGCAGCGAGGCAGATGATTTCCAGCGTTTCAATGCGTTCGGCCGTGAAGGTGCTGTTGGCCCTGTTGTTCTCCAGGTACAAAAGCCCGACGATGTCCGATTCCGCGCCGATGCCAACGGTGATCGGAATGCAGAGGATCGACCAGACCTTGTTCTTTTGAATGTAAGGCTCGCGGTGAAGGCCCGGCAGCACATCCTGGGCGATGCTGGCGTTATCGATCACGATGCCTTTCTTCGCCCGCCGCACATAGTTGATGACCATGCGGGACAGGTTATGGCTGTGATCGACGGCCACCGACTGCAGAATCTTCGGCGCTTCCTGATCGACCGAGCTTTCCGCTTCGATGAAGAACTCGCCTTCTTTTCTAAGGAGCAAGGCGCCTTTTTGAGCGCCGGCGAATTCAATGGCACTGGAGATGATTTTTTCGAGCATCCGGCTATGGACGTTCTCTTCCGCGATGGCAAGAAGCGCCCGCTTCAGGGTGGTAATGTCGATCGTGGACGAGGACATGGTCGCCAGTGAACCGGTCAGCGCGCGTTCACCCATGTGACCGCTGAGCATCTGCGGGTATTTCTCTTCCAAAAGCCGCGCCTTGGCCATGGCGCCCCAGCGTTCATAGTTATAGCGTGCGCGTTTCATATAGGCGTAAGCCGCCGTGTGGCGACCCTGGGTCAGATGGAACTTCGCGGCCAGTTCGTTGGCCAGCGCTTCATCCTGAAGATACTGATTGGCTTTTGCCAGCGAGATGGCTTCATCGAAAGCCAGCTGCGCATCGTAGGCCTTGCCGCGCAGCGCCAGCCACTCGGCACGCAGGAGCGCATGCTTATGCTGGAAATTCATAGGCGCCATGCGGCTCCATTTTTTATAGCGGGCGAAGGTCTGCTTAATGATGGCATTGGCTTCCTTGCGTTCAGCGGCCGCGAGCATGGGCCAGCGGCGGATCAGGGCGAGGCTGTAGTAGTAGAAGAACACGGCGCCGGTCACTGTTCCCATGACGACCTTGAACAAAGGAGCAGCCTTGCGGGCCGCAGCCACGGCTTCTTCCGAGTTGTCGAACGTATAGGCGAGGACGCACTTGAGGAAGTAGGTATTGAAAAGTCCGCTGGCGTCCTGATTGTGTTCGTAGATGGGAAGCATACGCTCCTCATCGAAGGTATCGCCCTTCAGGATATGCGGCGCGGGGCTCTTCGTCTCCATCAGATTCTGCACGGCCTCGTGATACATCCGCAGCTGCTCTTCATCGGCTCTTTGACCCAGCTGCTCGGTGACCACTGCGAATTTGGTCATTTCCTCGGCCAAAGGCCTGAGTTCGCTGCCGACCAAAAAGCTGCGGAGGCAGTAGCCCGCCACGCCGTGGGCTGCGAATTCGAAGTCACCGGCGTCCAAACCCGCCTGATGCGCATGCAAAAGGGGTTTGAGCGTGGCGCGGATATGATCCTTCCAGGGCCGGATGAACATGTTGAAGCAGACGAGCGTGGCCGATTCGATATCCTTGGCATTCAGCTTTTCATAGAGCTTGATGCCGAGTTCGCCGAACTTATAGCCCGTCTTCACGTCCCCCAGCATGGCCGCCATCAGCATACCATAGGTGGTATAGGCCAGGGCGGACGTCGAGGTATTCCCATAACGCAGGGACGTTCGGATCAGGGTGCCCGAGATCAAAGGCACCTGCCGCGGGAAGAAATAGAAGATGGCCTGGGCCATGGAATAAAGAAAGTGCATCTGCGCCAGGTGAAGGGGATCCTTCATCTCCGGCAGATTCAAAAATTCATCCTGAGTCTTCTTCCGCACCAGCCAATGGGTGTAAAGGAAGGATGTCACGATCCTGAACCAGCTGGGATTCTGCGGGATATGCACGCCCAATTCCGCCAGGATTTTCTTGCCCAGCGCTATGGCTTCCTGCATATCGTTGCGTGCGACCGCAGCATGCACCTTGGTCTCATACGCGGGAATCTTTTCAATCAGCGTCCGACCCCGGGCCAGGACCACATCAATGGCGTCATGCATCGTTTCATAGGCTTTCGCCAGGAATGCCAGCTCGGCCATTTCCTTATAGAGGTCGAGCATGAGGGCATGATAGTTCGTCCAGTCATCGACCTTTTCCTGGCTGGCCGCAGCCTGCAGATATTCCAGGGCGGTCTGGTACGCGGCGGAAACCTTGGCCTTCTTCGCGGCATAAAGGTTGAGCTGGATCAATTCGATCCGCTCGGCATCGTTTTTGATCAGCTCCAAACTGCCGTTCAGATGGTTGACGATCGCGAAGACATAATCATCGCGCCGCGCGCCTTTATGAAGATCCAAAAGGCTTCGTCCCACTTTATAGCGAACGAGCTTGCGGGAACCTTCGTCGATCAGGTCATAGGCGGCCTGCTGAATGCGATCGTGCGTGAATTTATATTCGATGCGCAGATCCTGATTTTCGATCGGGATTTCCAGCTCGACAAGGCGATAGCCGTCCCCGATCGGGACGATCAGGCCCTGCGACATGGTTTCGCGCAGAAGGCTCGCGGTATTCTGCATGCTCTGGGCCGCGACCTGGGCGAGCGTGACAAGGTCAAAGGTCTGACCAATGCAGGACGCCAGCTGCACCAGCTCACGCGTGGGCTGGCTGAGCTTTTGAATGCGGGTGCTCATCAGATCCACGACGTTATCGGTCATGTTCGCTGAGCGGATCTTTTCCAGATCCCATTCCCAGGTGCCTTTTTCCGGATTGAAATAGAGCAGCTGGTCGGTATAGAGCGAACGCAGGAATTCATCGGTGAAGAAGGGATTGCCGCCGGTTTTTTCCTGGACCAGCGACGCCAGCGGCTGAACGCGTTCCACGGTGGTATAAAGAGCGTCCGCAATCAGCTGGTTGACCTCGCGGCCGGCCAGCGAATGCAGCTGAAGATGGCCGAAGGGGAAGTCATTGGCCTCCAGCTCCTGCATATACATCGCAAGGGGATGGGTGCTGCTGACTTCATTGTCGCGATAGGAGCCGACGAAGTAGAAATGCTGCAGGCGACGATCCTGCATCATCAGGTCGATGAGTTTCAAAGAGCCGCTGTCGATCCACTGAAGGTCATCCAGATGCAGGACCATAGGATGCTCGTGCTCACAGAAGACCTTGACGAAATTTTTGAAGACGAGCTTGAAGCGGTTATCGGCCTCGTTGGGACCGAGCAGCTGCACGGGCGCCTGGGGACCGATGACGAGCTCCACTTCCGGCAGCACATCAATGATGATCTGACCGTTGGGGCCCAGAGCCTTCATGATCTTCTGCCGCCATTCAATCAGACTCGATTCGGGTTCGCCCAGGAGCTGGCGCACGAGTTCGCGGAAGGCATCGACGAAGGCCGAATAGGGCGTGCTGCGGCGGAACTGATCAAACTTGCCGGAAATGAAGTGACCGTTGTGCTGCGACACGGGTTTCTGCAGCTCGCGGATCAGCGAGGATTTTCCCACACCGGAATAACCGGCCACGAAGAAGACTTCACGGCCGCCTTCGGCAACCTTCTCAAAGCCCTGGATCAGCTGCTCCAGTTCCTTCTGCCGACCATAGAGGATCTCGGGAATATGGAAGCGATCCGGCACATCCTGAAGACCGAGCGGGAATTTATCGACGGTTTTCTGTTCGCGCAGGCTTTTGAAAATCTTCTGCAGATCGACCATCACGCCCCAGGCGCTCTGATAGCGATCCTCGCAGTTTTTGCTGAGGAGCTTCAGAATCAAATCCGCCAGCACTTCAGGAATCTGATGATTGAAATGCCGTGGGGGTATCGGTCTTTTCGCTATATGGAAATGGATGAGCTGGAGTGGATCTTCCGACTCAAAGGGCAGACGATTGGTGAAGAGTTGATAAAGAGTCACGCCGAGGCTGTAGAAATCGCTGCGGTAATCTATAAAGCGATTCATCCGTCCGGTCTGCTCGGGGGACATATAGGGCAGGCTGCCTTCGGTCACGCCGCTGCTGCTCAGCTCAGCCTGCTCGCGCAGAAGCTTGGTGGAAATGCCGAAATCAATGATTTTGACGTCACCCGTTTCGCGGTTATAGAGGATATTGGTCGGGTTCAGGTCTTTATGAATAATATTCTTACTGTGAATCTCAACCAGGCACTTGGCCGCTTTCTGCGCGATATCCAAGCCTTCGAGCAGCGAGACGCCACCAGCGCGTAGCACTTCTTCGAGCGACACTCCACCTGTGTCTTCGAAGACCAGCATGGGCGCGTTCTGATGCTTTTCGTAAGCCAAGGCCACCGGGGCACAGCTCAGGCCGGATTCAGTCACGATGCGATACTGGTTTTTATAGCGGGCGATTTCGTGACGTTCCAGAAATTCTTCCTGGAGTATCTTCAAAATCACACGCTTGTGATCGGACTCCCGAACGGCTTTGAACACCGAACTGCGTGGACTTTCGAAAATTTTCACAAGATGCGTATAACCCGGAACCCGTACGAGATCCGACTCTTCCGCAATGCTCTTGGGCTTGGCAGCTATCCCCATGGGCGTTTTCCTTGCATGACCTGGTTTCTCAGGAAGAGTATCGGTGCGCCTCGGGGGAAGCTTGATGAAAGCGAACACCCGAACACAAAAAACTTGAATTTCCCGGTTTGGTCGATCCGGCAAGACCGGGACGCTTCACCAATGATCATCGCTTGCTGGCGAAGGCATGCTTTGCTAGTCTAAGCAGCGCAACGGTCGCACAAGGAGTTTGCCATGCAGGATGCGCTGGTCGAGATGAGTCGTCATTCGGTGACCCGACAATTACTCAAGCGAATCGGCATCCGTCCCCCGCTCCCCCTTCTGCGATCCTATCGGCCCTGGTCCGACGCCCTGCTCGGCGGCAAACGGATACTGGTCAATAAAGGTGGTCAATATGCAGAGCAGCTGATTCCGGGTCTGCAGGCGCAAAAGGCGAGCGTGGATCATCTCGGCAGTCTGACGGAACTCTCGGGCGAGGCGCGCGTTCCCGTCGTGGCCACGGTGTATCAGGCCACTCTTTTTGATGCGACCGATTTTCGTGAGATGTCCCGACTGCGGGATCTTTATAATTTCTTTCGTCCCGCTCTGCATCACTTCGGTTCCCATCATCGCATCGTGATTCTGCTCGCGCAGCCCGATCCTCACGGTTCCCCTGAGCATCAGGCCGTCCTGTCCGCGATCGAAGGTTTCGCCAGGAGTCTGGCCAAAGAGAGCGGGCCCCGCGGCGTGAATGTGAACTGCATTCGCGTCGAGGCCGCACCGGATACCCTGGAACGCCTCGGGCCGATGGTGCACTTCTTCCTTTCCGATTATGCCGCCTTCATCACGGGCCAGATCCTCGATTGCACGAGCCTGGCCGCGCGCCGACCGATCCCTGCGCTGGCCGGATCATTGGCCGGTAAACGCATCCTCGTCACAGGAGCCGCCCAGGGCATTGGCTACGCGATCTGTCGCCGGCTGGGGGAGGAAGGGGCGCATGTCTATTGCCTCGATCGACCCGAGAATCAAAAGTCGCTGGAGGAACTCGCGCAGCATATCGATGGTGAAATCGTTCTGATGGACCTTGGTCTGCCGGATGCCACGCAGCAGATCGCCGATCGGCTGCAGACGGCGCCGCCACTCGATGGCATCGTGCATAACGCCGGCATCACGCGGGATCGCACGCTTTTCTCCATGGGCGATAAACAATGGGACCAGGTGCTGAACATCAACCTCGAAGTGGTCGTGCAGCTCACGCAGGAACTTTTACACCGCGGACGTATCGCGGATAATGGCCGCATCATCTGCATGTCCTCCATCAGCGGAATTTCGGGAAATTTCGGTCAGACCAACTACAGCGCATCGAAAGCCGGGCTCGTGGGATTCGTACGGGCCCTATCCCGGCATCTCGCGACCCAGGGCATGACGGCAAATGCCGTGGCGCCGGGCTTCATTGAAACGTCGATGACCGCACGCGTGCCGTTCATGGTCAAGCAGTTCGCGCGCCGCATGTCGAGTCTCGGCCAGGGCGGATTGCCGGATGATGTCGCGGATCTTATCTGTTTTCTGGCGAGCCCGGCATCCCAGGGGATTACGGGAAGCGTCATACGCGTGTGCGGCGGAAATTTCCTGGGAGCTTAAACTGAGAACCGTGATCATTTCACGGCGAATATTGTGGGTGGGCATATACTTGAAATAACCGGCGTAATCGAAAACACTCAAGCTGGGTTGAATATGCCTCCGAAAGCAGGATTAGCTTTTGGAGGAACTCCCTGTGAATCGTACACTCTTACCATTGGTCACTCTTTCGGCGAGCATAGTCCTGGGCACGGCCTGTGGGACTGCGGTGGAAGAGCAGAACCTGCGCAAAGTCGCGCAAGGGGCTCTGGATGCCTTACCCGCTCAGCCGGTGGAATTCTCCTTCTCCCTGCCCTCGCGCAGCAGTCTGGGATTGGATTCAACCCTTCTGAAAGAGAAGATGACAGGTTATGCCTGGCGAATCGAAGGCCAGGGTGAACGCTGTCTGGATACCAAAGTCCATGAATCTTACGGACCTTATGAAGATGCCCGCACCTATGCGATGCAGCTGTCCGCGACCTGCAACTACCTCGTGAAAATCATGGTCGGTGAACTGGCTCCGAAACCCGCATTGAACCTGACGGCCACCATCAACTACGAAGCGCACATCAAACCCGTCATTCAAAAGGAATGCGTCAGCTGCCATCCGGATTATTCGGATTTCGCCGCGGTGCAGAAGAATGCGAGCAGCATCGTCGCGCATGTCGAGAATGAGACCATGCCCCCCAATGCCCCTTTGGATGGCGGCACCATCGCGCTGTTCCTGGCCTGGAGCGATGATGGTTTCCAGAAGGAAGATCCCAATCCTCCCGTTGTGATGCCATCGGATCAGGCTTTGAGCGCCGTTTACTATCGCAACAACAATAACGACTTCATCAAGTCCTATGAACTCATGGGGCGCACGACTTTTGAACTACTCCGCTCGCTCTGGATTCAACCGGCTGGCGAGGCCCTGGGTCTGAACAATCAGCAAATCTATACGTTCCGCGTGTCGACGCCGGCATCGAGCGGAACGGCAGGACTGAAAGATTAGAGAAAGCTTGGAATCTGCGAAGTGATATGGGCTTTCGGAAATTCCGGAAGCCTTTTCTTTTCGCATAGTTAGAGAACTTTTCCTCATTTTTTTGGGGCGTCGTCCGAAAAAACTCCATGAAGATGGGGGTACTCTGTGGCACGCGTAGGACTCAGAAAAGAACAGATGAAAAGCATCCTTCTTTGTAAGGATCGCGACTTCAAACGCAAGGCCGTGGGCCATTTGAATAACTCGGCGTTCGCGGCCGAGAAGTTCGTCGTCGAAAAGATGAGCGATGCCGTGGAAATCCTCGATCGTGACCTGGATGTCGAGAACTTCGTGATCGACGCCTCGCCCTTCAGTTCCGATGAAATCAAAGGCATGCTTGATCTTTATCAGCGCCGCTCGAAGAACCCCGAGGTGCGCTTTCTCATCTATCTGGACGAAGCCTATCAAAGCAAGGAAAAGGACGTGATTCTGCAGGTCCTGCCGAAGGCCAATGTCTTCTTTCTGCCGCCGGCTCAGAATCACTTCAATAAAGCCTTCCACGGCGGCCGGGCCATCCCGGATCCCCCTGCGCCCAGCGCCTCCGAGCAGGCCGCGAAAGAAGGCCCGGCTTTGACCCTGATCGAAACCTCTGCGCATATCAAGGAAACCGTCGAGCTTTTGAACTCGGTGTCCAAGGATCGCTCGCGCCTCGATATCCTGAAGCAGATCGGTCAGCGCTTCAATGGAATCATAGGAACCTTCTCCTTCTTCCTTGCGAAGCCTGGCTATGCGAAGGTCAAGGATCTGGCGACCATTATCGACGATATTTCCCGGACCTATGAAGATTCGGATGATCACAATGCCTTGACCGAAAAGCACTGGCAGCTTCTGATGGAAAGTGCCAAGACGCTTTACCTGATCCTGAAGGATTTGCGGGAAAACCGCCCCCTGACCCCGACCTATGTGGAAAAGGCCAATGCCTTGATTGCGCTCTATTCGAAAGATACCGATATCCGCAAACGCTCCAGCCAGACCCAGGATGAAGTCGATCGCATCGTCGATGTGGCCGCTGAGATCCTCAAGCTCACAAGCTAGTACATTTCGACGCTAATTCCCTCATCGAAAAAACCAATGCTGAAGCAAATGCCACCCTATGTTATAAGTTTAACGTGGAGAGTGGCGTTCCGAATCTGTTGTTCATGAGGGAGGAACTCTATGTACCTGGCGGAAACTGAAGGTATCTCTGTCAACGTTGAGCCGCATTTCATTGCCAAGGAAAGCAATAGCGGTGTCGACTATTTTATTTACTCGTACACGATCACGATTCGCAACAACAGCCAGTCCAGCTGTCAGCTGCTGAGCCGACATTGGGTGATCCGTGACGGTCTCGGCCGTGAAGAGCACGTGGTCGGTGAAGGCGTGGTTGGCAAACAGCCGATTATTCGGCCGGGTGAGTCCTACACCTATCGCAGCGGCTGTCCCCTGGCGACCGCCACCGGTAGCATGCGGGGAACCTATCAGATGACGGGTTCCAATCATCGACGTTTTGACATCAAAATACCCCTGTTTTTCCTCAGACCGGATTGCCCACGCTATGGCGCATCCAATATGACAATGCAACGCTGAAATAGAAAAGGCTTCCCGAAACGGAAGCCTTTTTCAAGAACGCAGGATGGTTCTGCAGTTTCAGATCGAAACGTTATAGCTCACCGAGAGTTCGCGCTCAAAGGGCTCGATCTCTGTGGGATAGTTGTAGTGCAGGAAGTTATATTCCGCCATGAAGTACATGCGGGGCGAGAAACGGATGCCCGCTCCGAAACCTGAATGCGGGTTGTACTTCGGTCCCACCGTGATACTGGTCGGTTCCCGGCCCATCTCATCTTTCTCAATGATCCGCTGCATGGCCGTTATGCCCAGCTTGAAGCGCAGAATGAAGATCGAAAAGCTGGGATCCACCAGCAGCGAGAACTTTCCGACGCGCTGGGTTTCCTTGATTTTGACCTCATTGTCCGGCTGATCGGTATCCATATTGAGGTCCTGGGCAAAGTCGATTTTGCCGTATTCGTCCTTGGCCGCGGAGACCTTGGAGGTCGTGGTCAGAACGCTCTGGCCCACGGACAGCTGGGTTTTGAAGAGTTTCCAGAAGCTCACCGAGGCCTGAATGCCGTATTCCTGGCGCTGTTTCAGGGTTTCATTCTCGGTTCCGCTGCTTTTCTTTCCGGGGGTTACACTTTTCGTTGATTTTATACTGACATAGGGCGAGATCGTCACACCGGCCCAAGCCTTTGAACTTCCTAAAATAATCATTGTAGCGAGGGCGGATTGCCAAATTATACGTTTCATCGCAGACCTCCTGGCGTTCTGACCATGCGATCGGCAAAATTTACCGTAACTTGAGCCCTTCAGGGTGATTCTCCAGGCTTGTGGCAATGGGTGGAGTTGTTTAAAACAGAGCGTCTGTGTATCCAAACGCTGAGGGAGACCATGCAAAAACAGATACTCGGGTTCTTCGCCCTTCTTTCCGCCATTACGACAAGCATCATGCTTTACAATAAAAGCCTCGACACGGGCCTGATTGCCAGTGTCGCGACTCTGATCTTCATCACCCTGCATCTGCGCTTCCAAGGCCAAAAACCCGCTGTGGTCAAGGAAGAGAAGCCAGCCATCAAATTGATCGACGAACTCAACGATCGCTTGAATGCCAGCAAACACCAGGCGCAAAGCCTTCAGGCCCGCCTGAAAGAATTGGAAGCCGACACCAAAG from Oligoflexus sp. includes the following:
- a CDS encoding cytochrome c; this encodes MRLAWMIPVCLCLQLMSCTKKKPAETASAPAEASPAVAVPQDATHANFPLTAQPSGEIRNEWIPSPHEKAQLEVLATEAKQFAELKNKPEKALALFKQHCATCHGPEGRGNGPGGDSLPVIPTNFHEWPIKYGRAPHEVALTITSGRNEGVMPPFGAVLKKEELWSLAWLVSSWIEARPDSKKP
- a CDS encoding sugar transferase, which produces METDQNQLPEIKKIRPQSKTLDGIRIQAPKPETLRPTPHVFWQNEDLGRTALRFSPELSRMLTREAVNRPVQRFLKRFMDILLAGAALILLAPIVGFVIFAIKLDSKGPIYFSQTRVGRGGRLFRLHKFRTMVTNAEALKQTLLEKNESDGPVFKIRNDPRVTRVGRFLRKTSLDELPQLWNVLIGDMSLVGPRPALPSEVIHWEKWQCRRLVVEQGCTCIWQVSGRSNVSFKEWMRMDMEYVYNWSLWLDIKLIFLTIWVMLTGRGAY
- a CDS encoding diguanylate cyclase; this encodes MGIAAKPKSIAEESDLVRVPGYTHLVKIFESPRSSVFKAVRESDHKRVILKILQEEFLERHEIARYKNQYRIVTESGLSCAPVALAYEKHQNAPMLVFEDTGGVSLEEVLRAGGVSLLEGLDIAQKAAKCLVEIHSKNIIHKDLNPTNILYNRETGDVKIIDFGISTKLLREQAELSSSGVTEGSLPYMSPEQTGRMNRFIDYRSDFYSLGVTLYQLFTNRLPFESEDPLQLIHFHIAKRPIPPRHFNHQIPEVLADLILKLLSKNCEDRYQSAWGVMVDLQKIFKSLREQKTVDKFPLGLQDVPDRFHIPEILYGRQKELEQLIQGFEKVAEGGREVFFVAGYSGVGKSSLIRELQKPVSQHNGHFISGKFDQFRRSTPYSAFVDAFRELVRQLLGEPESSLIEWRQKIMKALGPNGQIIIDVLPEVELVIGPQAPVQLLGPNEADNRFKLVFKNFVKVFCEHEHPMVLHLDDLQWIDSGSLKLIDLMMQDRRLQHFYFVGSYRDNEVSSTHPLAMYMQELEANDFPFGHLQLHSLAGREVNQLIADALYTTVERVQPLASLVQEKTGGNPFFTDEFLRSLYTDQLLYFNPEKGTWEWDLEKIRSANMTDNVVDLMSTRIQKLSQPTRELVQLASCIGQTFDLVTLAQVAAQSMQNTASLLRETMSQGLIVPIGDGYRLVELEIPIENQDLRIEYKFTHDRIQQAAYDLIDEGSRKLVRYKVGRSLLDLHKGARRDDYVFAIVNHLNGSLELIKNDAERIELIQLNLYAAKKAKVSAAYQTALEYLQAAASQEKVDDWTNYHALMLDLYKEMAELAFLAKAYETMHDAIDVVLARGRTLIEKIPAYETKVHAAVARNDMQEAIALGKKILAELGVHIPQNPSWFRIVTSFLYTHWLVRKKTQDEFLNLPEMKDPLHLAQMHFLYSMAQAIFYFFPRQVPLISGTLIRTSLRYGNTSTSALAYTTYGMLMAAMLGDVKTGYKFGELGIKLYEKLNAKDIESATLVCFNMFIRPWKDHIRATLKPLLHAHQAGLDAGDFEFAAHGVAGYCLRSFLVGSELRPLAEEMTKFAVVTEQLGQRADEEQLRMYHEAVQNLMETKSPAPHILKGDTFDEERMLPIYEHNQDASGLFNTYFLKCVLAYTFDNSEEAVAAARKAAPLFKVVMGTVTGAVFFYYYSLALIRRWPMLAAAERKEANAIIKQTFARYKKWSRMAPMNFQHKHALLRAEWLALRGKAYDAQLAFDEAISLAKANQYLQDEALANELAAKFHLTQGRHTAAYAYMKRARYNYERWGAMAKARLLEEKYPQMLSGHMGERALTGSLATMSSSTIDITTLKRALLAIAEENVHSRMLEKIISSAIEFAGAQKGALLLRKEGEFFIEAESSVDQEAPKILQSVAVDHSHNLSRMVINYVRRAKKGIVIDNASIAQDVLPGLHREPYIQKNKVWSILCIPITVGIGAESDIVGLLYLENNRANSTFTAERIETLEIICLAAAGRLELSVKAATDGLTGLYNHDYFQSMLEQEMLQSQRNLRNLSLILIDIDHFKGFNDKWGHQIGDLVLKRVAAAIRDTCRKSDVVARYGGEEMAVILPETSPDMATLVAERIRKAVETMAIPHGDTHLKVTISLGVSYLAEDVKDKTILVEKADEALYTSKREGRNRVTVA
- a CDS encoding 3-oxoacyl-ACP reductase, which translates into the protein MQDALVEMSRHSVTRQLLKRIGIRPPLPLLRSYRPWSDALLGGKRILVNKGGQYAEQLIPGLQAQKASVDHLGSLTELSGEARVPVVATVYQATLFDATDFREMSRLRDLYNFFRPALHHFGSHHRIVILLAQPDPHGSPEHQAVLSAIEGFARSLAKESGPRGVNVNCIRVEAAPDTLERLGPMVHFFLSDYAAFITGQILDCTSLAARRPIPALAGSLAGKRILVTGAAQGIGYAICRRLGEEGAHVYCLDRPENQKSLEELAQHIDGEIVLMDLGLPDATQQIADRLQTAPPLDGIVHNAGITRDRTLFSMGDKQWDQVLNINLEVVVQLTQELLHRGRIADNGRIICMSSISGISGNFGQTNYSASKAGLVGFVRALSRHLATQGMTANAVAPGFIETSMTARVPFMVKQFARRMSSLGQGGLPDDVADLICFLASPASQGITGSVIRVCGGNFLGA
- the apaG gene encoding Co2+/Mg2+ efflux protein ApaG — encoded protein: MYLAETEGISVNVEPHFIAKESNSGVDYFIYSYTITIRNNSQSSCQLLSRHWVIRDGLGREEHVVGEGVVGKQPIIRPGESYTYRSGCPLATATGSMRGTYQMTGSNHRRFDIKIPLFFLRPDCPRYGASNMTMQR